GCGTGCCATAGCCTTTGTTGCGCTCCCACCCGTATTGCGGATGGGCGAGGTGGTATTCGCGCATCAACCTGTCTCGGTGCTCCTTGGCGAGGATCGAGGCGGCCGAGATGCACGGCTCCAGCGCATCACCGCCAACGATCGGCCGAGCAGGCCAGCGCCACTCGGAACGGCGACCGGCGGGCGTCAGGTTACCGTCGACCAGAACTTCGGAAGGCTCACAGCCGATCACCTCGCACAGTCGTGCCACTGCCTGGGCCATGGCCCACATCGTGGCCTGAAAGATGTTGAGCGCGTCGATATGCTCTACCTCGACCACCCCGATCCCGAAGGCGCAGCGGCGGCGGATGCGCTCTTCCAGTTCCCCCCGACGGGCAGCGGCGAGTTTCTTGGAATCGTCGAGCCCGGCAGGTCGCGGCTTGCACAGCAGCACGGCGGCCGCCACAACGGGCCCAGCCAGCGGCCCGCGGCCGGCCTCGTCAACACCGACGACGAGTTCGCCCGCGGCCAGCGAGGAAGCAAATTCGCGAGAGGGAGTTCCGGATAGCATGCGTAAGTTCAAACAAGTGCTCGTCGCCCTATCTCCCGCCACGCTGCTGATCGCAAGCTGCGGTAGCGCCCAGTCGGGGGATAGCCCGGCTCCAACCGGCCCTTCCCCCTTCGCGCTTGCCGAGAAGGCCACGTTCGATTCGCCTTGGGCGCTCGCTTTCGCGCCCGGCACCCAGACACTGTTCGTCACCGAAAAGCCCGGCACGATGAAGTTCATCGACCTCGCCACCGGGCGCC
Above is a genomic segment from Altererythrobacter sp. Root672 containing:
- a CDS encoding ribonuclease HII, with translation MLSGTPSREFASSLAAGELVVGVDEAGRGPLAGPVVAAAVLLCKPRPAGLDDSKKLAAARRGELEERIRRRCAFGIGVVEVEHIDALNIFQATMWAMAQAVARLCEVIGCEPSEVLVDGNLTPAGRRSEWRWPARPIVGGDALEPCISAASILAKEHRDRLMREYHLAHPQYGWERNKGYGTPDHLEALRVHGPTPLHRRSFAPVAQMELF